A region from the Benincasa hispida cultivar B227 chromosome 12, ASM972705v1, whole genome shotgun sequence genome encodes:
- the LOC120092526 gene encoding uncharacterized protein LOC120092526 isoform X2: MEVCSSIHLYLSSIVEVCCGSSIHSSIRSPFVIDLASVSSLVNQIHFSAGHFPFFSSTDHPTDKLLQEMEQSREARSANINKLKNQSSSESNSSRNVVEKAGFWWMVGF, from the exons ATGGAG GTCTGTTCATCGATTCACCTCTATTTGTCGTCGATCGTGGAGGTATGTTGTGGTTCCAGCATCCATTCGTCGATCCGATCTCCGTTCGTCATCGATCTGGCCTCTGTGTCGTCGCTCGTCAACCAAATCCACTTCTCCGCTGGacattttccctttttcagTTCCACCGACCACCCTACAG ACAAATTGTTGCAAGAAATGGAGCAGAGTAGGGAAGCTCGGAGTGCAAATATCAATAAGCTTAAGAATCAGTCTTCTTCTGAGTCCAACTCTAGTAGAAATGTCGTAGAGAAAGCAG GGTTCTGGTGGATGGTCGGGTTTTGA
- the LOC120092526 gene encoding uncharacterized protein LOC120092526 isoform X1, whose amino-acid sequence MEVCSSIHLYLSSIVEVCCGSSIHSSIRSPFVIDLASVSSLVNQIHFSAGHFPFFSSTDHPTDKLLQEMEQSREARSANINKLKNQSSSESNSSRNVVEKAGQSQSFAIL is encoded by the exons ATGGAG GTCTGTTCATCGATTCACCTCTATTTGTCGTCGATCGTGGAGGTATGTTGTGGTTCCAGCATCCATTCGTCGATCCGATCTCCGTTCGTCATCGATCTGGCCTCTGTGTCGTCGCTCGTCAACCAAATCCACTTCTCCGCTGGacattttccctttttcagTTCCACCGACCACCCTACAG ACAAATTGTTGCAAGAAATGGAGCAGAGTAGGGAAGCTCGGAGTGCAAATATCAATAAGCTTAAGAATCAGTCTTCTTCTGAGTCCAACTCTAGTAGAAATGTCGTAGAGAAAGCAGGCCAGTCTCAATCTTTCGCAATTTTGTAA